A genomic region of Oryza glaberrima chromosome 1, OglaRS2, whole genome shotgun sequence contains the following coding sequences:
- the LOC127760118 gene encoding RING-H2 finger protein ATL72-like, protein MDVEQLQQHARRLLSNGRVVSAAAAARRPAPFSSLDATVITVLSLLLCVLVVGLVLHAIARCAFRVTRRVCYGQEPPGDHGDEAAAERCARVARKKPGRAIAEKIPAIVCPVGGLDRLAGCGSTECAICLAEFAQGHRVRVLPRCGHGFHARCIDRWLAARQTCPTCRREPFAAAAAVQLQVYPDAAGGQHETP, encoded by the coding sequence ATGGACGTCGAACAGCTGCAGCAGCATGCCAGGAGGCTTCTGTCGAACGGCAGggtggtgtcggcggcggcggcggcgcgtcgtccGGCACCGTTCAGCTCGCTGGACGCGACGGTGATCACGGTCCTGTCCCTCCTCCTCTGCGTGCTCGTCGTCGGGCTCGTGCTCCACGCGATCGCCCGGTGCGCGTTCCGCGTCACGCGGCGCGTGTGCTACGGCCAGGAGCCGCCCGGGGAtcacggcgacgaggcggcggcggagcgatgCGCCCGGGTAGCCAGGAAGAAGCCGGGACGCGCCATCGCGGAGAAGATCCCGGCGATCGTCTGCCCGGTCGGCGGGCTCGATCGGCTCGCCGGTTGCGGCTCGACGGAGTGCGCCATCTGCCTCGCCGAGTTCGCGCAGGGTCACCGCGTCCGCGTGCTGCCGCGCTGCGGCCACGGCTTCCACGCGCGGTGCATTGACCGATGGCTCGCCGCGAGGCAGACCTGCCCGACGTGCAGGCGGGAGCCgttcgcggcggccgcggccgtgcaGCTGCAGGTTTACcctgacgccgccggcggccagcaCGAGACGCCTTAG